A DNA window from Nitrospira sp. contains the following coding sequences:
- a CDS encoding hypothetical protein (Evidence 4 : Unknown function but conserved in other organisms; MaGe:77307849), which translates to MAGSTGRKTVSVSRGLMMLCETCYDQVYADKLPDARNFIADHDTLFDTICMGCTDINRPLIDDMLGSSE; encoded by the coding sequence ATGGCGGGAAGTACAGGCCGGAAAACCGTCTCCGTCTCACGGGGACTCATGATGCTGTGCGAGACCTGCTACGATCAGGTCTATGCGGATAAACTGCCGGATGCCAGAAATTTCATCGCTGATCACGACACCCTGTTCGATACGATCTGCATGGGCTGCACCGATATCAATCGCCCGCTGATCGACGACATGCTGGGGAGTTCGGAGTAA
- a CDS encoding Low calcium response locus protein S (MaGe:77307853) produces the protein MRQSTFTETQIVSILKEADAGRPVNEIWRKYGISSATYYKWKAKYGGLEASDVKRLKELEHENSRLKRMYADLSLENVALKDVIAKKL, from the coding sequence ATGCGCCAGTCGACGTTCACCGAGACGCAGATTGTGTCAATCCTGAAAGAGGCCGATGCCGGCCGTCCCGTCAATGAGATCTGGCGAAAGTATGGCATCAGCTCCGCGACGTACTACAAGTGGAAGGCCAAATACGGGGGGCTGGAGGCGTCGGATGTGAAGCGCCTCAAAGAGCTGGAGCACGAGAACAGCCGGCTCAAACGGATGTATGCCGATCTGTCGCTAGAGAATGTGGCGCTGAAGGATGTCATCGCAAAAAAGCTCTAA
- a CDS encoding Cytochrome-c peroxidase (MaGe:77307855), whose product MNTSASVLRITAISFLTLAGAVSPVPIAHSETGAGLAVDYKLPQIQGLEDPNTFVPAENPMTVKKVELGRLLFFDKRLSKNDTIACVSCHLPAKGFADGMPVSTGINKLKGGRSAPASINRVFSKGQFWDGRADTLEEQSIGPFANPVEHGFINHDEMVAKMRKMPGYRKLFQDVFGREIVIEDVGKAIASFQRTVLSGNSPVDKFDLGGEENALSESARRGLELFRGKARCTRCHSGFNFTDEKFHNLGIGWDTNNVDLGRYLVTKNPEDIGAFKTPTLREIARTAPYMHDGRFKTLEAVVQFYNQGGVKNPHQDNTIIPLELTGQEQQDVVALLKSLNGEGWQHVTAPKTFPK is encoded by the coding sequence ATGAATACCAGCGCATCGGTTCTCCGCATAACCGCCATTTCCTTCCTGACGCTTGCCGGAGCGGTGAGCCCCGTGCCCATTGCCCACAGCGAAACAGGGGCCGGCCTTGCCGTCGATTACAAACTTCCCCAGATCCAAGGCCTGGAAGATCCGAACACCTTCGTTCCGGCTGAGAATCCAATGACTGTCAAGAAGGTTGAATTAGGCCGGCTCCTGTTCTTCGACAAACGTCTCTCGAAAAACGACACGATCGCCTGCGTAAGCTGCCATCTCCCGGCGAAAGGCTTTGCCGACGGGATGCCGGTGTCGACCGGCATCAACAAACTGAAGGGGGGCCGTAGCGCACCTGCGTCGATCAACCGCGTGTTCAGCAAAGGCCAGTTTTGGGACGGCCGCGCCGACACGCTGGAAGAGCAATCCATCGGGCCCTTCGCGAATCCGGTCGAACATGGATTCATCAATCACGACGAGATGGTTGCAAAGATGAGGAAGATGCCGGGTTATCGAAAGCTCTTCCAGGACGTATTCGGGCGCGAGATCGTCATTGAGGACGTCGGGAAAGCCATTGCGAGCTTTCAACGGACGGTCTTGTCCGGGAACAGCCCTGTCGACAAATTCGATCTGGGCGGCGAGGAGAACGCCCTGTCAGAATCGGCGCGCCGCGGCCTTGAGTTATTCAGAGGGAAGGCGCGCTGCACGCGGTGCCACTCGGGCTTTAATTTCACCGACGAGAAATTCCACAACCTTGGCATCGGCTGGGATACCAACAACGTGGATCTGGGCCGCTATCTGGTGACCAAGAACCCGGAAGACATCGGCGCCTTCAAGACACCGACGTTGCGGGAAATCGCCCGTACCGCACCCTACATGCACGATGGCCGGTTCAAAACGCTGGAGGCCGTTGTGCAATTCTATAACCAAGGCGGCGTCAAGAATCCGCATCAGGACAACACGATCATTCCGCTCGAACTGACCGGGCAGGAACAGCAAGATGTGGTGGCGTTACTGAAATCGCTGAACGGCGAAGGCTGGCAGCATGTGACCGCTCCGAAGACGTTTCCGAAATAA
- a CDS encoding hypothetical protein (Evidence 4 : Unknown function but conserved in other organisms; MaGe:77307859), with protein MNCQKCKGFMIKEQRPELAPASVVHRCINCGLVLDPLIQRNRLSSRLRKDSLMRAA; from the coding sequence ATGAACTGTCAAAAATGCAAAGGCTTCATGATTAAAGAACAACGGCCGGAACTCGCGCCTGCATCTGTCGTGCATCGATGCATCAATTGCGGATTGGTCTTGGATCCGTTGATACAGCGAAACCGGCTCAGCAGCCGGCTTAGAAAAGACTCGCTCATGCGGGCTGCTTGA
- a CDS encoding Antitoxin (MaGe:77307851) has translation MTKIASVSYVRAHLPEMVASLSKKKRGRVIITKNGAASAVLLSPEELETLEILADKKLMLSLLKAEEDERAQRLVTHENIFK, from the coding sequence ATGACTAAAATCGCATCGGTGTCCTATGTTCGGGCGCATTTGCCGGAGATGGTGGCTTCGCTGAGCAAGAAAAAACGCGGGCGGGTCATCATTACTAAGAATGGCGCAGCGTCGGCCGTTCTCTTATCCCCAGAAGAACTCGAAACGCTGGAGATTCTTGCCGATAAGAAACTCATGCTCTCGCTTCTGAAAGCGGAGGAGGATGAGCGCGCTCAGCGGTTGGTCACGCATGAGAACATTTTTAAATGA
- a CDS encoding hypothetical protein (Evidence 5 : Unknown function; MaGe:77307852) has product MTYRILYTEEAARRIGKLDKAVKTRVGKAIKKLSEQPELGKRLTVSSP; this is encoded by the coding sequence ATGACTTACCGCATCCTCTACACGGAGGAAGCCGCTCGTCGTATTGGCAAGCTCGACAAGGCCGTCAAAACGCGCGTGGGCAAAGCCATCAAGAAGCTTTCAGAGCAGCCTGAGCTAGGCAAGCGTCTTACCGTAAGCTCCCCATAA
- a CDS encoding hypothetical protein (Evidence 4 : Unknown function but conserved in other organisms; MaGe:77307861), translating into MPKPSSNEKRASAARTVKRRHAYPMNAGCRRCPERTRCPLADLVNAQAPEQAVPALFTEYRAGQYICVEHEPMIGLHVVCTGAVAVHSCNEDGHECGLHLVGIGGYLNATDALLEKNLYSVSAKVLINATVAVLRQSEFQRALREQPDFSLKLVQQVGRQMKRLEERQGELARDSACERMLALLRALADLGGEQVLNEVALPATLERADLASLIATTPETISRLLSKFQKSGVVRSSRRTILIPNLKRLKHATCCEP; encoded by the coding sequence ATGCCGAAGCCTTCCAGCAACGAAAAACGCGCATCCGCCGCCCGGACGGTCAAACGACGCCATGCCTATCCCATGAACGCGGGATGCCGGCGATGCCCCGAGCGAACACGCTGCCCGCTCGCCGATCTGGTCAACGCTCAGGCGCCGGAGCAGGCCGTGCCCGCGCTGTTCACCGAATATCGGGCCGGACAGTATATTTGCGTGGAGCATGAGCCGATGATCGGACTCCATGTCGTCTGCACTGGCGCCGTCGCCGTGCATTCCTGCAATGAGGACGGCCACGAGTGTGGACTGCACCTGGTCGGAATCGGCGGATACCTCAATGCCACGGATGCGTTGCTGGAGAAGAATCTCTACTCGGTCTCCGCCAAGGTGCTCATCAATGCGACCGTCGCCGTACTGAGGCAGAGCGAGTTTCAGCGCGCCTTGCGAGAACAGCCCGACTTTTCTTTGAAGCTAGTCCAGCAAGTCGGCCGCCAGATGAAGCGCCTTGAAGAACGCCAGGGCGAACTGGCCCGCGACAGCGCCTGTGAACGCATGCTGGCCCTGCTTCGAGCCTTGGCGGATTTGGGGGGAGAGCAAGTCTTAAACGAGGTCGCCTTGCCTGCCACATTGGAACGCGCGGACCTGGCCTCTTTGATCGCCACGACGCCGGAAACCATTAGCCGACTATTGAGCAAATTCCAAAAATCCGGGGTTGTACGCTCGTCGAGACGCACCATCCTTATCCCGAACCTCAAACGGCTCAAGCACGCCACCTGTTGCGAACCATGA
- a CDS encoding Hydrogen peroxide-inducible genes activator (MaGe:77307856), with translation MTLTELRYLVALAQDRHFGLASERCCVTQPALSLAVQKLEDELGTMIFERRKRQVVLTALGERIVHQAQRVLEEADQIRAIAAQGKDQMAGPLRLGAIATVGPYILPDLVPALSKRAPLMPLEIEENLTLNLVAMLKSGQLDVILIALPLDEPGLVTQALYDEPFKALVPVGHPWQKRKSIDSRLLGSEKVLLPHAGHCFRQQVLDTCPELSRSDTEGWQGNSLETIRQMVASGLGITVLPCSALTSKHKNKRLITIDLAKPVPGRRIGLAWRRGFTRPQVIDVMCKAIASLKIHGLKHVVSKNDHKPSVFDTNPVPGQDMGSLA, from the coding sequence ATGACCTTGACCGAGCTTCGCTATCTCGTCGCCTTGGCGCAGGACCGGCACTTCGGCCTGGCTTCTGAGCGGTGTTGCGTGACCCAGCCGGCGCTAAGTCTGGCGGTTCAGAAATTGGAAGATGAGCTCGGGACGATGATCTTCGAGCGGCGCAAACGCCAGGTTGTCTTGACCGCGCTGGGAGAGCGGATCGTTCATCAGGCCCAGCGTGTGCTGGAAGAGGCCGACCAGATTCGCGCCATTGCGGCCCAAGGAAAAGATCAAATGGCGGGTCCGCTTCGTCTTGGCGCCATTGCGACGGTTGGACCCTATATCTTGCCGGATCTCGTTCCCGCGCTCAGCAAGCGCGCGCCGCTCATGCCGCTGGAGATCGAGGAAAATCTAACGCTCAATCTAGTGGCGATGCTGAAAAGCGGGCAGCTCGACGTGATTCTGATCGCGCTGCCTTTGGATGAACCGGGGCTGGTCACGCAGGCGTTGTACGATGAGCCGTTTAAAGCGCTCGTTCCGGTCGGACATCCCTGGCAGAAACGGAAGTCGATCGATTCGCGCCTGCTTGGATCCGAAAAAGTTCTACTACCGCATGCCGGGCACTGTTTTCGGCAACAGGTGTTGGATACCTGTCCCGAGTTGAGTCGATCCGATACCGAAGGCTGGCAAGGGAATTCATTGGAGACCATCCGTCAAATGGTCGCATCCGGCCTCGGGATTACGGTCTTGCCTTGTAGTGCGTTGACCTCTAAGCACAAGAACAAACGGCTGATCACCATTGATCTGGCCAAGCCGGTCCCCGGACGACGGATCGGCCTGGCCTGGCGACGTGGGTTTACCAGGCCTCAGGTCATCGATGTCATGTGCAAGGCCATCGCGTCTCTAAAAATTCATGGTTTGAAGCATGTTGTGTCAAAGAACGATCATAAGCCGTCTGTGTTTGACACAAACCCTGTTCCAGGGCAGGATATGGGGAGCCTCGCCTAG
- a CDS encoding Exodeoxyribonuclease III (MaGe:77307858) — protein MKIATFNANSLRKRLPIVLDWLAQQKPDVLCIQETKVQDSEFPLLALEPSGYHITFRGMKSYNGVAILSRKKPEAVFHGFDDGGESEEARLLRVVIDGIPIVNTYVPQGFEIDSPKYQYKLGWYERLRKYFETHLSPGKPAIWCGDMNVAPRPMDVHSPEKHLKHVCYHEDARKAYERTLAWGFEDVFVRLYPDRRQYTFWDYRASSSLEANKGWRIDHMLATASLAEKCRRVDVDVEPRRAKDPSDHTFLWAEFSV, from the coding sequence ATGAAAATTGCCACGTTCAACGCCAATTCTCTCCGCAAGCGGCTGCCGATCGTGCTGGATTGGCTTGCCCAGCAGAAGCCCGACGTGCTGTGCATACAAGAGACCAAAGTGCAGGACAGCGAATTTCCGCTATTGGCGCTAGAGCCATCGGGTTACCACATTACATTTCGCGGAATGAAATCGTATAACGGCGTGGCCATCTTGAGCCGGAAGAAGCCGGAAGCGGTGTTTCACGGCTTCGACGATGGCGGCGAATCCGAAGAGGCGCGGCTCCTCCGGGTCGTCATCGACGGGATTCCCATCGTGAATACCTATGTGCCGCAGGGCTTTGAGATCGATTCACCCAAGTACCAATATAAACTGGGGTGGTACGAGCGGCTCAGAAAGTATTTCGAGACACATCTCTCTCCTGGCAAGCCGGCTATCTGGTGCGGGGACATGAATGTGGCACCGCGCCCTATGGATGTGCATAGTCCGGAGAAGCATCTCAAGCATGTCTGCTATCACGAAGATGCGCGAAAGGCCTATGAACGGACGCTGGCCTGGGGTTTTGAGGATGTCTTTGTGAGGCTGTATCCGGACCGGCGGCAGTATACGTTTTGGGATTACCGGGCGTCGAGCTCGTTAGAAGCGAATAAAGGCTGGCGGATCGATCATATGTTGGCGACGGCATCGTTAGCGGAGAAATGTAGGAGGGTTGACGTGGACGTCGAGCCGCGGCGAGCGAAAGACCCATCAGATCATACGTTCCTATGGGCAGAGTTTTCGGTCTAA
- a CDS encoding Eukaryotic translation initiation factor 4B (MaGe:77307857), whose product MRNIVMTAIAAVLLIGAGSSVYADDTMKSELGAMKDQMKADLKADQSKLAAEKDQMKADMKAKKEDMKGKLKAHREESKAKRAAMKDQIKAKQDEVKAQGDAVKAQGQEMKAAGQDLKATGMELKDAIGALGK is encoded by the coding sequence ATGCGAAACATAGTCATGACCGCAATTGCCGCAGTATTGTTGATCGGTGCCGGTTCGTCGGTGTATGCCGACGATACGATGAAGAGCGAACTAGGCGCGATGAAGGACCAGATGAAGGCCGATTTGAAGGCTGATCAAAGCAAGCTCGCCGCCGAGAAGGACCAGATGAAAGCCGACATGAAGGCCAAAAAAGAGGACATGAAGGGCAAACTGAAGGCGCATCGCGAGGAGTCGAAAGCCAAGCGGGCTGCCATGAAGGACCAGATCAAGGCGAAGCAAGACGAGGTCAAGGCTCAGGGGGATGCTGTCAAAGCCCAGGGACAAGAAATGAAAGCGGCCGGGCAGGATTTGAAGGCGACGGGGATGGAACTGAAAGATGCCATCGGCGCGCTAGGGAAATAG
- a CDS encoding TonB-dependent receptor (MaGe:77307863), producing the protein MKAAWRFGLWALCFVGSYAAVPAVAEEVQLEEVEIKGVDSKRFIEGKSSQPRTESTMTKDAIQLLGGPAQTSVYQTIRMLPSVSVETADPYGLNTRSPFNLRVRGQPGKGTAMTIEGVPVWAQESPGPRPDMLDLENISRVTLYRGAVPPDKGLGAMNIAGNIDLGILRPANEFGVEVRNGFGAYGFMRNYVRVDSGRLSTGTKLYASYSYTTADKWRGEGGAPSDRHHVSFGASQDFGRFVKADLFFDYNEARQHAFRPLTFAQVQNGNAARDLDYNPGIRNIAAQDTSYYDFNRDRITNYNLFSLITITPAPDHVITVKPYYFRESAPRLAGVGGFLGAPAVRERRSMFDRFGGVLEYTTHLLETEIKAGYWYEQFDLPISEKYFRLQNGQLQFAQWLLAKKEGNGVINSPYVKLAKDIDALHIEAGFRYFNMYEPSVTGFNNAGIPDVSYNEALASSAARDPATSYRSQTYEAWLPHFSLSYAVSKTVTPYLAYGKNYAQPHGFPEFQQIFANNRAAFNAAGLTVQTLVDRVKLATSHNVDLGVRYNTERIYLTPILFYTRYENLLVGVFDPVLNTNVRTSAADARAYGGEIEFGAKPIDELSLFGSFLYGKSEMASDTTAASGAVVATKGNDTPDFPKLMVKAGLSYRLHGLEISPMVRYVSSRYGNVDNTEKVAPYTVVDLFLTYTNPKLFRQLIGVKDGFIGLQFLNLFDKKYVGVINAFEDRLGGGAAYFPGAPFTVAGSVGLKF; encoded by the coding sequence ATGAAAGCGGCATGGCGGTTTGGATTATGGGCGCTGTGTTTTGTCGGCTCCTACGCGGCGGTCCCGGCGGTTGCCGAAGAAGTCCAGTTGGAAGAAGTCGAGATCAAAGGAGTAGACAGCAAGAGGTTCATTGAGGGCAAAAGCAGTCAACCTAGGACCGAGAGCACGATGACCAAGGACGCGATCCAGCTTTTGGGCGGTCCGGCGCAGACGTCGGTCTATCAGACCATACGCATGCTCCCGTCGGTCTCCGTGGAGACGGCGGACCCGTACGGGCTCAATACCAGGAGTCCGTTCAATCTCCGGGTGCGCGGACAGCCGGGGAAAGGAACTGCGATGACGATCGAAGGCGTGCCGGTGTGGGCGCAGGAATCGCCGGGGCCGAGGCCCGACATGCTCGACCTGGAAAACATTTCCCGCGTGACCTTGTACCGCGGCGCCGTCCCGCCCGATAAAGGGCTGGGCGCGATGAACATCGCTGGCAATATCGACCTCGGCATCTTGCGACCCGCCAACGAATTCGGCGTCGAGGTTCGGAACGGATTCGGCGCGTACGGCTTCATGCGAAATTACGTCCGGGTGGATTCGGGGCGGCTTTCTACCGGGACAAAGCTCTATGCGTCGTATTCGTACACGACAGCCGACAAGTGGCGGGGAGAAGGCGGGGCGCCATCGGACCGCCACCATGTGTCCTTCGGCGCCAGTCAGGATTTCGGGCGGTTCGTCAAAGCGGACCTGTTTTTCGATTACAACGAAGCTCGTCAACATGCGTTTCGCCCGCTGACCTTCGCGCAGGTGCAGAACGGCAATGCCGCGAGGGACCTCGACTACAATCCTGGCATTCGGAACATCGCCGCGCAGGACACGTCGTACTACGATTTCAACCGGGACAGGATCACCAATTACAATTTGTTCTCGCTGATCACGATCACGCCAGCCCCCGACCATGTCATCACGGTCAAGCCGTACTATTTTCGTGAATCTGCTCCTCGACTAGCCGGAGTCGGCGGGTTTTTGGGCGCCCCAGCGGTACGGGAACGAAGAAGCATGTTCGACCGCTTCGGCGGCGTCTTGGAATACACCACGCATCTCCTGGAGACCGAGATCAAAGCCGGGTACTGGTACGAACAGTTCGATCTGCCCATTTCCGAAAAATACTTCCGGCTTCAGAACGGGCAGCTTCAGTTCGCCCAATGGCTGCTGGCGAAGAAAGAGGGAAACGGCGTCATCAACAGCCCCTATGTCAAATTGGCGAAGGACATCGATGCGCTGCATATCGAGGCGGGCTTTCGATACTTCAATATGTACGAGCCGTCGGTGACCGGCTTCAATAACGCCGGCATTCCCGATGTGTCCTACAACGAGGCGCTGGCGTCTTCTGCCGCCAGAGATCCTGCCACGAGCTATCGGAGCCAAACGTACGAAGCCTGGCTGCCGCATTTCAGCCTGAGTTATGCGGTGAGCAAGACCGTCACGCCCTATCTCGCCTATGGGAAAAACTACGCGCAGCCGCATGGGTTTCCGGAGTTCCAGCAAATTTTCGCGAACAACCGGGCCGCATTCAATGCCGCGGGCCTGACGGTCCAAACCCTGGTCGACCGTGTGAAGCTGGCGACGTCCCATAACGTGGATCTCGGCGTGCGATACAACACGGAGCGGATCTATCTGACCCCCATTCTCTTCTACACCCGGTACGAAAATCTGTTGGTCGGGGTGTTCGATCCGGTGCTCAATACGAATGTCAGGACCAGTGCGGCGGATGCGCGCGCCTATGGAGGAGAGATCGAGTTCGGCGCCAAGCCGATCGATGAGCTGTCTCTCTTCGGGTCATTCCTGTACGGAAAGTCCGAAATGGCGAGCGATACCACCGCGGCATCCGGGGCAGTCGTTGCGACTAAGGGAAACGACACGCCGGACTTTCCCAAGCTCATGGTGAAGGCCGGACTAAGTTACAGGCTGCATGGGCTGGAGATCTCGCCCATGGTGCGCTACGTCAGCTCCCGGTATGGGAACGTGGACAATACGGAAAAGGTGGCTCCGTACACAGTGGTCGATCTGTTTTTGACGTATACCAACCCGAAACTGTTTCGGCAGCTTATCGGTGTCAAGGACGGGTTCATCGGGCTCCAATTTCTCAATCTGTTCGATAAAAAATATGTCGGCGTCATTAACGCATTCGAGGACCGGCTGGGGGGCGGCGCGGCCTATTTCCCAGGCGCGCCCTTTACGGTCGCCGGTTCGGTCGGGCTGAAATTCTGA
- a CDS encoding hypothetical protein (Evidence 5 : Unknown function; MaGe:77307860), producing the protein MHRCFQEAIVTDYLRAFRVARGVSPVEGGFHELVANVWQLHVVDGFGPSARLMLDRAKRIANVDVMVRNRWRA; encoded by the coding sequence ATGCACCGTTGCTTCCAAGAGGCAATCGTCACCGATTATTTGCGCGCCTTTCGTGTTGCAAGGGGCGTCTCGCCCGTAGAAGGCGGATTTCACGAGTTAGTGGCGAACGTGTGGCAATTGCACGTCGTGGATGGTTTTGGTCCCTCCGCCCGGTTGATGCTTGACCGCGCCAAGCGCATCGCTAATGTCGATGTCATGGTTCGCAACAGGTGGCGTGCTTGA
- a CDS encoding hypothetical protein (Evidence 5 : Unknown function; MaGe:77307850) yields the protein MIFKEPVRYVLLVVAIGVALIGCTRTARMYPANDLAISSGVLTARFVAYGTGNGEIEIVMPDGELLKGEYSIVRGGAMGFGNIYGSVYGSGGSMSFAGSANSYVVPGGSPGMASAFGEKGTTMQCEFYNDNFSGHGNGACKSSRNALYRLQY from the coding sequence ATGATTTTTAAGGAGCCTGTAAGATACGTATTGCTTGTAGTTGCGATTGGTGTTGCCCTCATAGGATGTACACGTACTGCTCGGATGTACCCAGCTAATGATTTGGCTATATCAAGCGGCGTGCTCACAGCACGTTTTGTTGCCTACGGAACAGGAAACGGAGAAATCGAAATCGTAATGCCTGATGGAGAGTTACTAAAAGGCGAATATTCCATCGTTCGCGGTGGTGCGATGGGCTTTGGCAATATCTATGGGTCTGTTTACGGTTCTGGTGGTTCCATGTCTTTTGCTGGATCAGCCAATTCATATGTTGTTCCTGGTGGAAGCCCTGGTATGGCATCTGCCTTTGGTGAGAAGGGGACCACCATGCAGTGTGAGTTTTACAACGACAACTTTAGTGGGCATGGTAACGGCGCATGCAAAAGTTCAAGAAATGCATTGTATCGTTTGCAGTATTAG
- a CDS encoding LLM class flavin-dependent oxidoreductase (MaGe:77307862), with product MRFGLSGCGGGFESGDAASCLSFAVLAEQLGFDALWINEEHFQGPSGGRGRRCLSPVVLAAAFAARTVRIRIGFSVLLLPLHHPLRLAEELATLDVLSEGRLNFGVSRGGNPGYSAAYGVDPSKGREAFEASLSFMRRCWTEPEVQIEAGRYSVQPKPVQLPHPPIFIGTYNEDTARWAGRTGYGLIQHGIQSLPNVRRVMQAYASAGGSAPDVPVGRFVYVSESDASAKRELAPVILDLTDRLRRAGVPTRLGTLSEADLDPERFYEEMVIAGSPDTCVGKLAALRDELGTEYVNCLSSFFGFLPTDRLRASLRLFGTDVMPRMSDSKIAGQDCCCGLHGDREGDSAGPSIQVDRKQKGVEHR from the coding sequence ATGCGATTCGGGTTGTCGGGGTGCGGCGGCGGATTTGAAAGCGGCGACGCCGCGTCGTGCCTGTCGTTCGCCGTGCTTGCCGAGCAGTTAGGGTTCGATGCGCTATGGATCAATGAAGAGCATTTCCAAGGGCCGAGCGGGGGAAGAGGACGGCGGTGCCTGTCGCCTGTCGTGTTGGCGGCGGCGTTCGCGGCCCGGACCGTACGGATCCGGATCGGGTTTTCCGTGCTGTTGCTGCCGTTGCACCACCCGCTCAGGCTCGCGGAGGAATTGGCCACGCTGGATGTCCTGAGCGAGGGGCGCCTGAATTTCGGGGTGTCTCGTGGCGGGAACCCCGGGTATTCGGCGGCGTACGGAGTCGATCCATCGAAAGGCCGGGAGGCATTCGAGGCCTCGCTGTCGTTCATGCGGCGGTGCTGGACTGAGCCCGAGGTTCAGATCGAAGCCGGACGGTACTCGGTTCAGCCGAAGCCGGTTCAGCTGCCCCATCCTCCGATCTTTATCGGCACCTATAACGAAGACACCGCGCGCTGGGCCGGCCGGACCGGATACGGGCTGATCCAGCACGGCATTCAATCGTTGCCGAATGTGCGGCGTGTCATGCAGGCCTATGCAAGCGCGGGCGGCTCGGCGCCGGACGTTCCCGTCGGGCGGTTCGTCTATGTGAGTGAGAGCGACGCATCCGCCAAACGGGAGCTCGCGCCCGTCATCCTGGATTTGACCGACCGGCTGCGCCGGGCCGGCGTTCCTACCCGCTTGGGCACGCTGAGCGAGGCAGATCTGGACCCAGAGCGGTTCTACGAAGAAATGGTCATCGCCGGAAGCCCCGACACATGCGTTGGGAAACTCGCCGCTCTGCGGGACGAGCTGGGCACTGAATACGTGAATTGCCTTTCGTCATTCTTCGGATTCTTGCCGACGGACCGGCTGCGGGCGTCGCTGCGCTTGTTCGGGACGGACGTGATGCCCCGCATGTCCGATTCCAAGATCGCCGGGCAAGACTGTTGCTGCGGCCTTCACGGGGATCGGGAGGGGGATTCAGCGGGACCATCGATTCAGGTCGATAGGAAACAGAAAGGAGTCGAGCATCGATGA